A genome region from Nitrospirota bacterium includes the following:
- a CDS encoding NAD-dependent malic enzyme, producing MNDAGPYSNYRLTVRLELGNRPGMFAQVATTLAEEGANLGAVDIVSASAEKMVRDVTFDVRNEAHGERVLKRLGTLPGVRVLSASDRIFLLHLGGKLRVQSKLPLTTRNILSTVYTPGVGRVAEAIAKDRTKAYAFTIKNNSVAVVTDGSAILGLGNLGPEAALPVMEGKAMLFREFAGIDAWPICVSTQDAEEIVRIVQGIAPGFGAVNLEDISAPRCFEIERRLKATLDIPVMHDDQHGTAVVILAALTNALKVVKKRMEEIRVVVNGLGAAGTACCRMLLAAGVSHLVGCEPEGIVLTGEADQLRASRNDLSAWIHRDRPQGTLHDALKGADVFIGLSVGNILKPEDLDLMAPDRIVFAMANPDPEIAPQLAVPRCRIFATGRSDHPNQINNALAFPGIFRGALDVQARDINEAMKLAAAQAIAKVVPEAALSEDYIIPSVFDKEVVPKVAKAVAAAARDTGVARRRSRQSDEAPGD from the coding sequence GTGAATGATGCAGGCCCCTATTCCAACTACCGGTTGACCGTCCGCCTGGAGCTGGGCAACCGGCCCGGCATGTTCGCCCAAGTCGCCACCACCCTGGCCGAGGAGGGCGCCAACTTGGGCGCCGTCGACATCGTGTCGGCCAGCGCCGAGAAAATGGTGCGCGACGTGACCTTCGACGTCCGGAATGAGGCGCACGGCGAGCGCGTGCTGAAACGGCTGGGAACGCTGCCCGGCGTCCGCGTCCTGTCGGCTTCGGATCGCATTTTCCTGCTGCATCTGGGTGGCAAACTCCGGGTTCAAAGCAAGCTCCCGCTCACCACCCGCAACATCCTCTCCACCGTGTACACGCCGGGGGTCGGCCGGGTGGCGGAGGCCATCGCGAAGGACCGGACCAAGGCCTATGCTTTCACGATCAAGAACAACAGCGTCGCCGTCGTGACCGACGGCTCGGCGATCCTGGGTTTGGGCAATCTCGGTCCGGAAGCGGCTCTGCCGGTGATGGAAGGCAAAGCCATGCTGTTCCGGGAATTCGCGGGCATCGACGCCTGGCCGATCTGTGTGAGCACCCAGGACGCCGAAGAGATCGTGCGCATCGTTCAAGGGATCGCGCCCGGCTTCGGCGCCGTCAACTTGGAGGACATCAGCGCTCCCCGCTGTTTCGAGATTGAGCGGCGGCTCAAGGCGACGTTGGACATTCCGGTCATGCACGACGATCAACACGGCACCGCCGTCGTCATCCTGGCCGCTTTGACCAACGCCCTCAAGGTGGTCAAGAAACGGATGGAAGAGATTCGCGTCGTGGTGAACGGGCTGGGCGCGGCGGGAACCGCCTGCTGCCGTATGCTGCTGGCGGCCGGCGTCTCGCATCTGGTTGGATGCGAGCCCGAGGGGATCGTGTTGACCGGCGAAGCGGACCAACTGCGTGCGTCCAGAAACGATCTGAGCGCGTGGATCCACAGAGATCGACCTCAAGGCACGCTGCACGACGCCCTGAAGGGCGCCGACGTGTTCATCGGTCTGTCAGTCGGCAACATCCTGAAGCCCGAGGATCTGGATCTCATGGCGCCTGATCGGATCGTGTTTGCGATGGCTAATCCCGATCCGGAAATCGCTCCGCAACTGGCCGTGCCCCGTTGCCGCATCTTCGCGACCGGCCGCTCCGATCACCCCAACCAGATCAACAACGCGCTGGCGTTCCCCGGCATCTTCCGGGGAGCGCTGGACGTCCAGGCGCGGGACATCAACGAGGCGATGAAGCTGGCGGCCGCGCAGGCCATCGCCAAGGTCGTGCCGGAAGCGGCGCTCAGCGAGGATTACATCATCCCCAGCGTGTTCGATAAAGAGGTGGTCCCGAAGGTGGCCAAAGCGGTAGCGGCGGCGGCACGGGATACGGGGGTGGCGCGCCGCCGCTCCCGACAGAGCGACGAGGCGCCGGGGGATTAA